A genome region from Pseudomonas helmanticensis includes the following:
- a CDS encoding DUF1656 domain-containing protein, with the protein MPREIAFHGVYMPTMTLMFFIAAALAWAVDRFLSGFDLYRFFWHPALLRLSLFTCLFGAMALTVYR; encoded by the coding sequence ATGCCTCGTGAAATCGCCTTCCACGGCGTGTACATGCCGACCATGACCCTGATGTTTTTCATCGCTGCAGCGCTGGCCTGGGCGGTGGATCGGTTCCTGTCCGGGTTCGATCTGTACCGCTTCTTCTGGCACCCGGCGCTGCTGCGTCTGAGTCTGTTTACCTGTCTGTTCGGCGCCATGGCGCTGACTGTCTACCGTTGA